One Marasmius oreades isolate 03SP1 chromosome 2, whole genome shotgun sequence DNA segment encodes these proteins:
- the UBC8 gene encoding Ubiquitin-conjugating enzyme E2 8 (BUSCO:EOG09264Z1B), with the protein MSDYEVSLVNDNMQEFYVIFKGPEETPFANGLWKIHVELPDQYPYKSPSIGFMNKIFHPNIDELSGSVCLDVINQTWSPMFDMINIFEVFLPQLLRYPNPNDPLNGEAAALLMRHPTEYEAKVKDYVQRFATKEAATASDDKGDDEDEEMSDIGSISDGE; encoded by the exons ATGTCTGACTATGAAGTTTCGTTGGTGAACGACAATATGCAGGAGTTCTATGTGATCTTCAAAGGTCCGGAAGAAA CTCCGTTCGCAAACGGATTATGGAAGATTCACGTCGAATTACCTGACCAATATCCTTATAAATCACCCAGTATTGGCTTCATGAATAAGATATTTCACCCGAACATCGACGAACT GAGTGGTTCTGTCTGTTTGGATGTCATAAATCAAACATGGTCACCAATGTTTG ACATGATCAACATCTTCGAAGTCTTTCTACCGCAACTATTACGTTACCCCAACCCTAATGACCCCTTGAACGGTGAGGCCGCCGCTTTACTTATGCGGCACCCTACGGAGTACGAGGCGAAGGTGAAAG ATTACGTGCAACGGTTCGCAACCAAGGAGGCTGCAACTGCTTCCGACGATAAGggagacgacgaagacgaagaaatgaGTGACATTGGCAGCATCAGTGACGGCGAGTGA
- a CDS encoding uncharacterized protein (BUSCO:EOG09261N64), producing MTRDRSASGTIPSMESTHEVLKDNTIIIVFGASGDLAKKKTFPALFTLLRQDFLPRDVKIVGYARTKMDKEEFHKRITSYIKNPNDDPEIAAKIEKFKSISTYVPGDYDDGAAFDNLNQYLEEIESSYQSKERHRLFYLALPPSVFIPVCKNVKEHCYIKKNGINRIIIEKPFGKDLESARELLGTVKKYWSEDETFRIDHYLGKEMVKNLLVLRFANIALSAAWDKNSVSNVQITFKEPFGTEGRGGYFDEFGIIRDVLQNHLLQVLSVLAMERPVSFSAEDIRDEKVKVLRAIPPIEPKDTLLGQYVSANGKPGYLDDDTVPRNSVCPTYAATTLWIHNPRWEGVPFILKAGKALNEAKVEVRIQFKEVTQGIFSDISRNELVIRIQPSEAVYLKINAKTPGLQTRAMPTEMDLTYKRRFLHAKIPEAYEALILDALNGDHSNFVRHDELDVAWKIFTPILHWIDGLNGQRPRPVPYPYGSRGPKELEAFVEKYGFKRANAGYVWPIASLASL from the exons ATGACTAGAGATCGCTCCGCCTCTGGAACTATTCCCTCGATGGAGAGCACCCACGAGGTTCTGAAAGATAATACAATCATCATCG TCTTTGGTGCTTCTGGAGACCTAGCGAAGAAAAAG ACGTTCCCTGCTCTCTTTACTCTCCTCCGACAAGACTTCCTCCCTCGCGATGTCAAGATCGTGGGCTATGCGCGCACGAAAATGGACAAGGAAGAGTTCCACAAGAGGATCACATCGTATATCAAGAATCCCAACGATGATCCTGAAATTGCCGCCAAGATTGAGAAGTTCAAAAGCATCTCCACCTACGTTCCAGGAGACTATGACGATGGCGCTGCCTTCGATAACCTCAACCAATATCTGGAGGAAATCGAGTCAAGTTACCAATCTAAGGAGCGCCATCGACTCTTCTACCTCGCTCTTCCTCCCAGTGTTTTCATTCCAGTTTGCAAAAATGTCAAAGAACACTGTTATATCAAGAAGAATGGTATCAATCGAATAATCATAGAGAAGCCTTTCGGAAAGGACCTCGAATCCGCTCGTGAACTTTTAGGCACCGTTAAGAAGTACTGGTCGGAAGACGAAACTTTCCGGATCGATCACTACCTCGGTAAAGAgatggtgaaaaacctgCTCGTCCTTCGCTTTGCCAACATCGCCTTGAGCGCTGCATGGGACAAGAACTCCGTCAGCAATGTGCAGATTACTTTCAAGGAGCCATTTGGCACTGAAGGACGAGGCGGATACTTTGACGAGTTTGGTATCATTCGTGACGTCCTGCAGAACC ATCTACTTCAGGTATTGAGTGTCCTTGCCATGGAGCGGCCGGTATCATTCTCTGCGGAAGATATCCGTGACGAGAAG GTCAAGGTCCTGCGTGCCATCCCTCCAATTGAACCGAAGGATACGTTATTGGGACAATATGTTTCCGCGAACGGCAAACCCGGGTATCTCGATGATGACACGGTTCCCCGGAATTCTGTTTGCCCTACGTATGCAGCCACCACTCTCTGGATTCACAACCCGCGATGGGAGGGAGTTCCATTCATTCTCAAGGCAGGAAAAG CTCTCAATGAGGCGAAGGTTGAAGTTCGAATTCAATTCAAGGAAGTTACTCAGGGCATCTTCAGTGATATTTCCCGTAACGAGCTCGTCATTCGTATACAACCCTCCGAGGCCGTCTATCTCAAAATCAACGCGAAAACACCCGGGCTGCAGACCCGAGCAATGCCCACTGAGATGGATTTGACCTACAAGAGGAGGTTCTTACATGCAAAGATCCCTGAGGCTTACGAAGCCCTTATTCTCGATGCGTTGAATGGGGATCATTCCAACTTTGTCCGCCATGACGAACTCGATGTTGCGTGGAAG ATCTTCACGCCGATTTTGCACTGGATAGATGGATTGAACGGACAGAGACCTCGTCCTGTTCCTTATCCTTACGGTTCTCGTGGACCTAAGGAGTTGGAAGCATTCGTCGAAAAATACGGTTTCAAACGTGCGAATGCAGGATA CGTCTGGCCAATCGCCAGCTTGGCATCCCTGTGA
- a CDS encoding uncharacterized protein (BUSCO:EOG09263G3M) — MSLTTLLVGKHVSYIQNLGKNKDLAYHRTTHLRMNGIYWGLTALHIMGHPEALDRDEMIAYVLSCWDQEAGAFGAHPEHDAHLLSTLSAIQVLVMQDALDRIPDLERLVTWILSLQQPSGVFAGDTFGEFDTRFTFCALNALSLLGRLNHLDEEKTVDYIQRCRNFDGGFGAQAGAESHAAQVYTCLGSLAILDRLDLVDKSALSWWLAERQLPNGGLNGRPEKLEDVCYSFWVLSSLAILNKVPWIDAEKLTAFILSAQDPDNGGIADRPGDVADVFHTVFGIAGLSLLGYPDLVDLDPIYCMPAKLIEKMGLRKDWKALERRTE, encoded by the exons ATGTCTCTAACCACACTTCTCGTTGGCAAGCATGTCTCTTACATACAAAATCTGGGAAAG AACAAAGACCTTGCATACCATCGTACGACCCATCTGCGAATGAATGGCATTTACTGGGGTCTCACTGCGTTGCACATCATGGGCCATCCTGAGGCACTGGATAGGGATGAGATGATTGCCTATGTATTGAGCTGCTGGGATCAAGAGGCGGGAGCATTCGGTGCACATCCCGAACACGATGCACATCTGCTCTCTACGCTGAGTGCCATCCAGGTTCTGGTCATGCAAGATGCTCTTGACAGAATCCCAGATCTTGAACGGTTGGTGACGT GGATTCTGTCATTACAGCAACCCTCGGGTGTTTTTGCTGGTGATACCTTTGGCGAATTCGATACGCGTTTCACTTTTTGCGCTCTCAATGCTCTCTCACTCCTCGGTCGTCTAAATCATTTAGACGAAGAGAAAACCGTCGATTATATCCAACGTTGTCGCAATTTCGATGGTGGTTTTGGGGCCCAAGCAGGTGCGGAGAGTCATGCTGCTCAAG TTTATACGTGTCTCGGATCCTTAGCGATCCTCGATCGCCTCGATCTTGTTGACAAGTCCGCACTCAGCTGGTGGCTAGCCGAACGACAGCTTCCTAATGGAGGGTTGAATGGCAGACCAGAGAAACTCGAAGAT GTATGTTACAGCTTCTGGGTTTTGTCTTCTTTGGCTATCCTGAATAAGGTCCCGTGGATTGACGCTGAGAAGCTCACGGCGTTCATTCTGTCTGCCCAG GACCCGGACAATGGCGGAATCGCCGATCGTCCTGGAGATGTTGCTGATGTTTTCCATACAGTTTTTGGAATAGCAG GTCTATCATTATTAGGATACCCCGACTTAGTTGACCTCGATCCTATTTACTGCATGCCTGCGAAATTGATCGAGAAGATGGGTCTTCGAAAGGATTGGAAAGCACTAGAACGAAGGACAGAATAA